The Triplophysa rosa linkage group LG25, Trosa_1v2, whole genome shotgun sequence genome window below encodes:
- the LOC130549288 gene encoding uncharacterized protein LOC130549288 isoform X1 — protein sequence MAWKELNSKMEDVEPSNVRSAITNVLPDLPTSVVHIVLETLQSLGVESIEDFKYIQEADLLTILRPIQARKLVGAWKQTTQTTEIHSQSTLTSPPSSACSSVSLSPSPSPSRLIATIDWVDSFQIPWKKLPEASMQCLERGKRPSPKLRREMIRIVVSEMMLACASPSKQASTEVAKKMVAKYPCSLQDVIESDVVGAGYHSLVKQLQARIENVKRSSVPRIQKRKRGSDECDTDEIPAEQRAAVQDTYGCIMWDMKFMPVSETLESQQEKKDQMKVLSEKTTFSPEEVKPLMKCTFFSQRKAINSGADLQSLIEEWPFLFKEIGMIVHFHDLTGVSLKETFFRNVEKKGKRVLDFMRGIGADRSKQVLQAVTKLKIQRGQLEGCSEDVKDLVLLLLSYFNEKEEDLFYYVEETCMTKEVQVESLPVTPCIIVCGTSCYAAKLFMLSVDQKIVNDDISNFIAAVCMMFASYYCLNIHYPVGLGSTLEFIQRCFFNINPEKGTKVETKKNKKQLSVNPRVLSLIADLSDHEWRETC from the exons AAATGGAGGATGTAGAGCCAAGCAACGTACGCAGTGCcattaccaatgtgttaccagaTCTCCCAACCTCAGTTGTACATATTGTATTGGAGACACTACAATCTTTAGGTGTGGAATCCATTGAAGATTTTAAGTACATTCAGGAAGCTGATCTGCTCACAATACTGAGACCAATTCAAGCTAGAAAATTGGTTGGTGCCTGGAAGCAAACCA cACAGACTACAGAAATCCATAGCCAGTCAACATTAACCTCTCCACCATCCTCAGCGTGCTCCTCAGTCTCACTCTCTCCCTCACCCTCACCCAGCCGCCTGATTGCTACTATAGATTGGGTTGACAGCTTCCAGATTCCATGGAAGAAGCTTCCTGAAGCATCGATGCAGTGTTTGGAGAGAGGGAAAAGGCCAAGCCCAAAGTTACGTAGAGAAATGATCCGTATTGTAGTTTCAGAAATGATGCTTGCCTGTGCTTCTCCCAGTAAACAAGCCTCCACAGAAGTTGCCAAGAAAATGGTTGCAAAGTATCCATGCTCACTGCAAGATGTCATAGAAAGTGATGTGGTAGGAGCAGGATATCACTCACTGGTCAAGCAGCTGCAAGCACGAATTGAAAATGTAAAGCGGTCCTCAGTACCAAGGATACAGAAGCGCAAACGGGGGTCAGATGAATGTGATACTGATGAAATCCCAGCTGAACAAAGGGCAGCTGTTCAGGACACATATGGCTGCATAATGTGGGATATGAAATTTATGCCAGTGAGCGAGACACTGGAAAGCCAACAAGAGAAAAAAGACCAAATGAAGGTGCTCAGTGAAAAGACAACTTTCAGTCCAGAGGAGGTAAAACCTCTTATGAAGTGCACCTTCTTCTCCCAGCGTAAAGCAATAAACAGTGGAGCAGATCTGCAGTCGCTCATCGAGGAGTGGCCTTTTTTGTTTAAGGAGATTGGCATGATAGTTCACTTTCATGACCTTACTGGTGTATCACTAAAAGAGACATTCTTCAGAAATGTCGAGAAAAAAGGAAAACGGGTTCTGGACTTCATGAGAGGCATTGGTGCAGACAGGAGCAAACAAGTTTTGCAAGCTGTAACAAAGCTGAAAATTCAGAGAGGACAGTTAGAGGGCTGCTCAGAAGATGTGAAGGATCTGGTGCTCCTCCTGCTCTCCTACTTTAATGAAAAAGAGGAGGACTTGTTCTACTATGTTGAAGAAACTTGTATGACAAAAGAAGTACAAGTGGAAAGCTTGCCTGTGACACCATGTATCATTGTTTGTG GAACATCATGCTATGCTGCAAAGCTATTCATGCTGAGTGTAGACCAAAAAATTGTGAATGACGACATCTCCAACTTCATCGCTGCAGTCTGCATGATGTTTGCAAGCTATTACTGCCTCAATATCCACTATCCTGTGGGTCTTGGCTCCACACTTGAGTTCATTCAGag GTGTTTCTTCAACATCAATCCTGAGAAGGGCACAAAAGTGGAAACTAAGAAGAACAAGAAGCAACTATCAGTGAATCCAAGAGTCCTCAGCCTCATCGCGGATCTCTCTGATCATGagtggagagagacatgttaA
- the LOC130549288 gene encoding uncharacterized protein LOC130549288 isoform X2 gives MEDVEPSNVRSAITNVLPDLPTSVVHIVLETLQSLGVESIEDFKYIQEADLLTILRPIQARKLVGAWKQTTQTTEIHSQSTLTSPPSSACSSVSLSPSPSPSRLIATIDWVDSFQIPWKKLPEASMQCLERGKRPSPKLRREMIRIVVSEMMLACASPSKQASTEVAKKMVAKYPCSLQDVIESDVVGAGYHSLVKQLQARIENVKRSSVPRIQKRKRGSDECDTDEIPAEQRAAVQDTYGCIMWDMKFMPVSETLESQQEKKDQMKVLSEKTTFSPEEVKPLMKCTFFSQRKAINSGADLQSLIEEWPFLFKEIGMIVHFHDLTGVSLKETFFRNVEKKGKRVLDFMRGIGADRSKQVLQAVTKLKIQRGQLEGCSEDVKDLVLLLLSYFNEKEEDLFYYVEETCMTKEVQVESLPVTPCIIVCGTSCYAAKLFMLSVDQKIVNDDISNFIAAVCMMFASYYCLNIHYPVGLGSTLEFIQRCFFNINPEKGTKVETKKNKKQLSVNPRVLSLIADLSDHEWRETC, from the exons ATGGAGGATGTAGAGCCAAGCAACGTACGCAGTGCcattaccaatgtgttaccagaTCTCCCAACCTCAGTTGTACATATTGTATTGGAGACACTACAATCTTTAGGTGTGGAATCCATTGAAGATTTTAAGTACATTCAGGAAGCTGATCTGCTCACAATACTGAGACCAATTCAAGCTAGAAAATTGGTTGGTGCCTGGAAGCAAACCA cACAGACTACAGAAATCCATAGCCAGTCAACATTAACCTCTCCACCATCCTCAGCGTGCTCCTCAGTCTCACTCTCTCCCTCACCCTCACCCAGCCGCCTGATTGCTACTATAGATTGGGTTGACAGCTTCCAGATTCCATGGAAGAAGCTTCCTGAAGCATCGATGCAGTGTTTGGAGAGAGGGAAAAGGCCAAGCCCAAAGTTACGTAGAGAAATGATCCGTATTGTAGTTTCAGAAATGATGCTTGCCTGTGCTTCTCCCAGTAAACAAGCCTCCACAGAAGTTGCCAAGAAAATGGTTGCAAAGTATCCATGCTCACTGCAAGATGTCATAGAAAGTGATGTGGTAGGAGCAGGATATCACTCACTGGTCAAGCAGCTGCAAGCACGAATTGAAAATGTAAAGCGGTCCTCAGTACCAAGGATACAGAAGCGCAAACGGGGGTCAGATGAATGTGATACTGATGAAATCCCAGCTGAACAAAGGGCAGCTGTTCAGGACACATATGGCTGCATAATGTGGGATATGAAATTTATGCCAGTGAGCGAGACACTGGAAAGCCAACAAGAGAAAAAAGACCAAATGAAGGTGCTCAGTGAAAAGACAACTTTCAGTCCAGAGGAGGTAAAACCTCTTATGAAGTGCACCTTCTTCTCCCAGCGTAAAGCAATAAACAGTGGAGCAGATCTGCAGTCGCTCATCGAGGAGTGGCCTTTTTTGTTTAAGGAGATTGGCATGATAGTTCACTTTCATGACCTTACTGGTGTATCACTAAAAGAGACATTCTTCAGAAATGTCGAGAAAAAAGGAAAACGGGTTCTGGACTTCATGAGAGGCATTGGTGCAGACAGGAGCAAACAAGTTTTGCAAGCTGTAACAAAGCTGAAAATTCAGAGAGGACAGTTAGAGGGCTGCTCAGAAGATGTGAAGGATCTGGTGCTCCTCCTGCTCTCCTACTTTAATGAAAAAGAGGAGGACTTGTTCTACTATGTTGAAGAAACTTGTATGACAAAAGAAGTACAAGTGGAAAGCTTGCCTGTGACACCATGTATCATTGTTTGTG GAACATCATGCTATGCTGCAAAGCTATTCATGCTGAGTGTAGACCAAAAAATTGTGAATGACGACATCTCCAACTTCATCGCTGCAGTCTGCATGATGTTTGCAAGCTATTACTGCCTCAATATCCACTATCCTGTGGGTCTTGGCTCCACACTTGAGTTCATTCAGag GTGTTTCTTCAACATCAATCCTGAGAAGGGCACAAAAGTGGAAACTAAGAAGAACAAGAAGCAACTATCAGTGAATCCAAGAGTCCTCAGCCTCATCGCGGATCTCTCTGATCATGagtggagagagacatgttaA